A stretch of the Amycolatopsis sp. BJA-103 genome encodes the following:
- a CDS encoding CoA-acylating methylmalonate-semialdehyde dehydrogenase, protein MTDRINHWIDGKPSEGVSDRSGDVFDPATGQVRAKVAFASQDDVDAAVAAASRALPGWRGTSLAGRTRVLFAFRELLSARRHELAKIVTSEHGKVESDAAGEVARAIENVEFACGAAQMLKGGFSENASTGVDVYSISQPLGVVGVISPFNFPAMVPLWFVPNALACGNTVVLKPSEKDPSAATFIAELFAEAGLPDGVLNVLHGDKVAVDGLLEHRDVKAISFVGSTPIAKYVYETGTRHGKRVQALGGAKNHMVVLPDADLDLAADAAVSAGFGSAGERCMAVSVVVAVDPVGDELVAKIAERITRLRVGDGMRPTSEMGPLVTAAHHERVESYVDAGVEAGARLVVDGRGIEVDGEEGGFWLGPTLFDHVTPGMSVYTDEIFGPVLTVARADGYDAALDLINANPYGNGTAIFTNDGRAARRFQNEVEVGMVGVNVPIPVPVGYYSFGGWKDSLFGDSHAYGPEGFHFFTRTKVVTSRWPDPSQGGVNLGFPRNS, encoded by the coding sequence GTGACCGACCGCATCAACCACTGGATAGACGGCAAACCGTCCGAGGGCGTGAGCGACCGATCCGGTGACGTGTTCGATCCGGCCACCGGACAGGTACGGGCGAAGGTCGCCTTCGCCTCCCAGGACGACGTCGACGCCGCCGTCGCGGCCGCGTCCCGGGCACTGCCCGGCTGGCGCGGGACGTCGCTCGCCGGGCGGACGCGGGTGCTGTTCGCCTTCCGCGAGCTGCTGTCGGCGCGGCGCCACGAGCTGGCGAAGATCGTCACCAGCGAGCACGGCAAGGTCGAGTCCGACGCGGCGGGCGAAGTCGCGCGCGCCATCGAGAACGTCGAGTTCGCCTGTGGCGCGGCGCAAATGCTCAAAGGCGGGTTCAGCGAGAACGCGTCCACCGGCGTCGACGTCTACTCGATCTCGCAGCCGCTGGGCGTGGTCGGCGTGATCTCGCCGTTCAACTTCCCGGCGATGGTCCCGCTGTGGTTCGTGCCCAACGCGCTCGCCTGCGGCAACACCGTCGTGCTCAAGCCGAGCGAGAAGGACCCGTCCGCGGCCACCTTCATCGCGGAACTGTTCGCCGAAGCGGGTCTGCCCGACGGCGTCCTGAACGTCCTGCACGGCGACAAGGTGGCCGTCGACGGCCTGCTGGAACACCGCGACGTCAAGGCGATCTCGTTCGTCGGGTCGACGCCGATCGCGAAGTACGTCTACGAAACCGGGACCAGGCACGGGAAACGCGTGCAGGCGCTCGGCGGCGCGAAGAACCACATGGTCGTCCTCCCGGACGCCGACCTCGACCTCGCCGCCGACGCGGCCGTCTCCGCGGGCTTCGGCTCGGCGGGGGAACGGTGCATGGCGGTGTCGGTCGTGGTCGCGGTCGACCCGGTCGGCGACGAACTGGTCGCGAAGATCGCCGAGCGGATCACGCGGCTGCGCGTCGGCGACGGCATGCGGCCCACCTCGGAGATGGGGCCGCTGGTCACCGCCGCGCACCACGAACGCGTCGAGTCCTATGTGGACGCGGGCGTCGAAGCGGGCGCCCGTCTCGTCGTCGACGGCCGCGGGATCGAGGTCGACGGCGAGGAGGGCGGCTTCTGGCTCGGCCCGACACTGTTCGACCACGTCACGCCGGGGATGTCGGTCTACACCGACGAGATCTTCGGCCCGGTGCTGACGGTCGCGCGGGCCGACGGGTACGACGCGGCGCTGGACCTGATCAACGCCAACCCCTACGGCAACGGCACCGCGATCTTCACCAACGACGGACGGGCCGCGCGGCGGTTCCAGAACGAGGTCGAGGTCGGGATGGTCGGCGTGAACGTGCCGATCCCGGTGCCGGTCGGCTACTACTCGTTCGGCGGGTGGAAGGACTCGCTGTTCGGGGACAGCCACGCCTACGGACCGGAAGGGTTCCACTTCTTCACGCGGACGAAGGTCGTCACCTCGCGGTGGCCGGACCCTTCGCAGGGCGGGGTGAACCTCGGGTTCCCGCGCAACAGCTGA
- a CDS encoding PucR family transcriptional regulator: MYPTVAEVLALPVLRQGRPHVVAGAAGLDAPVRWAHVAEVADIAPLLRGGELVLTTGVALPDDGAALARYVADLAGVGVAGVVVELVRHWSDKLPPALVDAADRHGVPLITLSRETRFVSVTEAVNGLIVDAQVDELRAAERVHETFTALTVAGAEPGEILREVARLTEHPVVLETLSHEVLAYDTAGTDPGELLPGWPSRSRPVQVGERTGFHPGAGWLITVVGARGHDWGRLVVVCGDPPSRRHVVVAERAASALAVHRLVAKDTDSLERQAHRAILTELLANPVPPAELTARASALGVPLTGRLLVGVAVRPRITATAKTAQSTPVLLRELAEATALAARRAKVSALVATDDTLVRALIALSPEAGVDAVLRRLATDVHEARSSAPAVVAVGTTGAGPADARRTLVEAAQVAAAALAENAERVVHRLDDVRLRGLLHLLAGDERVTAFAARELGPLLGRDAAQGSRLVQALRHYCEHGGNKSAAAAAAHTSRTAYYQQLARIEQVLGVRLEDPESMLSLYVALLAHDIREANDHTTG, translated from the coding sequence ATGTACCCGACCGTCGCCGAGGTGCTCGCCCTGCCGGTGCTGCGCCAGGGCCGGCCGCATGTGGTGGCGGGCGCGGCGGGGCTGGACGCCCCGGTCCGCTGGGCGCACGTCGCCGAGGTCGCGGACATCGCCCCCCTGCTGCGGGGCGGGGAACTCGTGCTCACCACCGGGGTCGCGCTGCCCGACGACGGCGCCGCGCTCGCGAGGTACGTCGCCGATCTGGCGGGGGTCGGCGTGGCCGGGGTCGTCGTCGAACTGGTCCGTCATTGGAGTGACAAGCTGCCGCCCGCGCTGGTCGACGCCGCGGACCGCCACGGCGTCCCGCTGATCACCCTTTCGCGGGAGACGCGGTTCGTGTCGGTGACCGAGGCGGTGAACGGGCTGATCGTGGACGCCCAGGTCGACGAACTCCGCGCGGCGGAACGGGTCCACGAGACCTTCACCGCGCTGACGGTCGCCGGTGCCGAGCCCGGCGAGATCCTGCGCGAGGTCGCGAGGCTCACCGAACATCCCGTCGTGCTGGAGACGCTGTCGCACGAAGTCCTCGCCTATGACACGGCGGGGACGGATCCCGGCGAACTGCTGCCCGGCTGGCCGTCGCGGTCGCGGCCGGTGCAGGTCGGCGAGCGGACCGGTTTCCACCCGGGAGCGGGCTGGCTGATCACCGTGGTCGGCGCGCGCGGGCACGACTGGGGGCGGCTGGTCGTCGTCTGCGGGGATCCGCCGTCGCGGCGGCACGTCGTGGTCGCCGAACGCGCCGCGTCCGCGCTCGCGGTCCACCGGCTGGTCGCCAAGGACACCGACAGCCTCGAACGCCAGGCGCACCGCGCGATCCTGACCGAACTGCTGGCGAATCCGGTGCCGCCCGCGGAACTGACGGCGCGGGCTTCCGCGCTCGGAGTCCCGCTGACGGGTCGGCTGCTGGTCGGGGTCGCCGTGCGGCCCCGGATCACCGCGACCGCCAAGACCGCGCAGTCCACTCCGGTGCTGCTGCGGGAACTCGCCGAGGCGACCGCGCTCGCCGCCCGGCGTGCCAAGGTGTCCGCGCTGGTGGCCACCGACGACACGCTGGTGCGCGCGCTGATCGCGCTCTCGCCGGAGGCGGGGGTCGACGCGGTCCTGCGGCGGCTGGCCACCGACGTCCACGAGGCCCGTTCCAGCGCGCCCGCGGTGGTCGCGGTCGGGACGACGGGCGCCGGGCCCGCCGACGCGCGCCGGACCCTCGTCGAGGCCGCCCAGGTCGCCGCCGCGGCGCTCGCCGAGAACGCCGAGCGGGTGGTCCACCGCCTCGACGACGTCCGGTTGCGCGGCCTGCTGCACCTGCTGGCCGGGGACGAACGGGTCACCGCGTTCGCCGCGCGGGAACTCGGCCCGTTGCTGGGCCGCGACGCCGCGCAGGGCAGCAGACTCGTTCAGGCGTTGAGACATTACTGCGAACACGGCGGCAACAAGTCGGCCGCCGCGGCCGCCGCGCACACCTCCCGGACCGCCTACTACCAGCAGCTGGCCCGGATCGAGCAGGTGCTCGGAGTGCGGCTCGAAGACCCGGAATCGATGCTCTCCCTGTATGTCGCCCTGCTCGCTCACGACATTCGAGAGGCGAACGACCACACGACCGGGTGA
- a CDS encoding aldo/keto reductase, with amino-acid sequence MSAQPARRSGTFALGGDLPVFRLGYGAMQLTGPGVWGDPKDPEEAVRVLRRAVELGVTLIDTADSYGPFVADHLIKKALHPYADDLVIATKVGFTRQGPGQWTVVGRPEYLRQQVELNLRHLGVERIDLLQLHRIDPQVPVADQLGVLAELRDEGKIRHIGLSEVSVSDLAEAQKTAPIVSVQNLFNLGNRRSEALLDHATEHGIGFIPWYPLATGGLAGDDSPLAALAKEHGRSPSQLALAWLLKRSPVVLPIPGTSSVAHLEDNVAAAEIELTDAEYDALSAAVS; translated from the coding sequence ATGTCCGCACAGCCCGCCCGCCGCTCCGGAACGTTCGCGCTCGGCGGTGATCTCCCCGTCTTCCGCCTGGGTTACGGGGCGATGCAGCTGACGGGCCCCGGCGTCTGGGGCGACCCGAAGGACCCCGAAGAGGCCGTACGCGTGCTTCGCCGCGCGGTCGAACTCGGTGTCACGCTGATCGACACCGCCGACTCCTACGGCCCGTTCGTCGCCGACCACCTCATCAAGAAGGCGCTCCACCCGTACGCCGACGACCTCGTCATCGCGACCAAGGTCGGCTTCACCCGGCAGGGGCCCGGCCAGTGGACCGTCGTCGGCAGGCCGGAGTATCTGCGCCAGCAGGTCGAGCTGAACCTCCGTCACCTCGGCGTCGAACGGATCGACCTGCTGCAGCTGCACCGCATCGACCCCCAGGTGCCGGTGGCCGACCAGCTCGGCGTGCTCGCCGAGCTGCGGGACGAAGGCAAGATCCGGCACATCGGGCTGTCCGAGGTCAGCGTGTCCGACCTGGCCGAGGCGCAGAAGACGGCGCCGATCGTGTCGGTGCAGAACCTGTTCAACCTCGGCAACCGCCGCTCCGAGGCCCTGCTCGACCACGCCACCGAACACGGCATCGGCTTCATCCCCTGGTACCCGCTGGCCACCGGCGGGCTCGCGGGCGACGACAGCCCCCTCGCCGCGCTGGCGAAGGAACACGGCCGCTCTCCCTCGCAGCTCGCGCTGGCGTGGCTGCTCAAGCGGTCGCCGGTCGTGCTGCCCATCCCGGGGACGTCGTCGGTCGCGCATCTGGAGGACAACGTCGCCGCCGCGGAGATCGAGCTGACCGACGCCGAATACGACGCGCTTTCCGCCGCCGTGAGCTGA
- a CDS encoding HAMP domain-containing sensor histidine kinase: MKLRPLFGRIVDALPRPLDPVRSIKLKLAILLVSSGGIAFAFFNWQIGWLPPRTTIAAMVLAVVTSQILAHGMTRPLREMTAAARAMAKGDYTRRVRATARDEVGELAHAFNQMAADLDASDQRRRELIANVSHELRTPITALNGVLENLVDGVAKPDPATLKTALQQTERLGRLVSELLDLSRIDAGAFPLQLEEFDLELLLEEVAAEAGVTSAATGRGVRFAVDVQPPGAVAVADRGRLYQVVVNLLDNAVRHGPAGGEVRVRAEARETDVVIEVEDEGPGIPPGERDSVFERFTRGERAGGGGTGLGLAIARWVVDLHDGSIAVVAPEGRPGCVIRVVIPVP, from the coding sequence GTGAAACTCCGCCCGCTGTTCGGCCGGATCGTCGACGCGCTTCCGAGGCCGCTCGACCCGGTCCGGTCCATCAAGCTCAAGCTCGCGATCCTGCTGGTCTCCTCGGGCGGTATCGCGTTCGCCTTCTTCAACTGGCAGATCGGCTGGCTGCCGCCGCGCACCACGATCGCCGCGATGGTGCTCGCGGTGGTCACCTCGCAGATCCTGGCGCACGGGATGACCCGGCCGCTGCGCGAGATGACCGCCGCCGCCAGGGCGATGGCCAAGGGCGACTACACGCGCCGGGTCCGGGCGACCGCCCGCGACGAGGTCGGCGAACTCGCCCACGCCTTCAATCAGATGGCCGCAGACCTCGACGCCTCGGATCAACGGCGGCGTGAGCTGATCGCGAACGTCTCCCACGAACTCCGCACGCCGATCACCGCGCTGAACGGCGTGCTGGAGAACCTCGTCGACGGCGTCGCCAAGCCCGATCCGGCGACGCTGAAAACCGCGCTGCAGCAGACCGAACGGCTCGGCAGGCTGGTTTCGGAACTCCTCGACCTCTCGCGCATCGACGCCGGCGCGTTCCCGTTGCAGCTGGAGGAGTTCGATCTCGAACTGCTGCTGGAAGAGGTCGCCGCCGAAGCCGGGGTGACCTCCGCCGCGACCGGCCGCGGCGTGCGGTTCGCCGTCGACGTCCAGCCGCCCGGCGCGGTGGCCGTCGCCGACCGCGGCAGGCTCTACCAGGTCGTGGTCAACCTGCTCGACAACGCCGTCCGGCACGGGCCGGCCGGGGGCGAGGTCCGGGTGCGGGCGGAGGCCCGCGAAACCGACGTCGTCATCGAGGTCGAAGACGAAGGCCCCGGGATCCCGCCGGGGGAGCGGGACAGCGTGTTCGAACGGTTCACCCGCGGCGAGCGGGCGGGCGGCGGTGGCACCGGCCTCGGGCTCGCGATCGCCCGGTGGGTGGTCGACCTCCACGACGGCAGCATCGCCGTCGTCGCCCCCGAAGGGCGTCCGGGCTGCGTCATCCGCGTCGTGATCCCGGTTCCTTAA
- a CDS encoding SSI family serine proteinase inhibitor produces MAFFEPIGACVLALACMAPAQPAESTFQLTSHDARGRVGTVSLSCGPTGGSHPGRGGACAKLSEVDGKFDRLRAEPRSCTLEYNPVDVSAVGKWRGEPVTYRTSYANRCVADTESAGVFTF; encoded by the coding sequence ATGGCTTTCTTCGAACCGATCGGCGCCTGCGTCCTCGCGCTGGCCTGCATGGCCCCGGCGCAACCCGCCGAATCCACGTTCCAGCTGACCAGCCACGACGCACGCGGCCGGGTCGGCACCGTCTCCCTCAGCTGCGGCCCCACCGGGGGCTCACACCCCGGCCGCGGCGGCGCCTGCGCCAAACTGTCCGAAGTGGACGGAAAGTTCGACAGGCTACGCGCGGAACCGCGTTCCTGCACCTTGGAGTACAACCCGGTGGACGTCTCCGCCGTCGGCAAGTGGCGCGGCGAACCGGTCACCTACCGCACCTCGTACGCCAACCGCTGCGTCGCCGACACCGAGTCGGCCGGCGTCTTCACCTTCTGA
- a CDS encoding response regulator transcription factor: MLVVEDDVTIAEAIAARLRAEGFTVDLAHDGPSGVETDAAREPDLVVLDVMLPGFDGLEVCRRIQARRPVPVLMLTARSDETDMLIGLGVGADDYLTKPFSMRVLSARVHALLRRVERSARTDVSEAGTKIVLGDLEIDVEQRRVTRAGTPAQLTPIEFDLLVHFAKRPRAVQPRERLLSEVWDWDVAGTGSGTRAVDSHIKALRRKLGADLIRTVHGVGYALEVGS, encoded by the coding sequence GTGCTGGTCGTCGAGGACGACGTGACCATCGCCGAAGCCATCGCCGCGCGGTTGCGCGCGGAGGGCTTCACCGTCGATCTGGCGCACGACGGCCCTTCCGGCGTCGAGACGGACGCCGCGCGGGAGCCGGATCTGGTGGTGCTCGACGTGATGCTGCCGGGTTTCGACGGGCTCGAGGTCTGCCGCCGGATCCAGGCCCGCCGCCCGGTCCCGGTGCTGATGCTGACCGCCCGGTCGGACGAGACGGACATGCTGATCGGCCTCGGCGTCGGCGCGGACGACTACCTCACCAAGCCGTTCTCCATGCGCGTGCTCTCGGCCAGGGTGCACGCGCTGCTGCGCCGCGTCGAACGGTCGGCACGGACCGACGTGAGCGAAGCGGGCACGAAGATCGTGCTCGGCGACCTGGAAATCGACGTCGAACAGCGGCGGGTCACGCGGGCGGGCACACCGGCCCAGCTGACCCCGATCGAGTTCGACCTCCTCGTCCACTTCGCGAAGCGCCCGAGGGCGGTGCAGCCGAGGGAGCGGCTGCTGAGCGAGGTCTGGGACTGGGACGTCGCGGGCACCGGTTCGGGCACCCGCGCGGTCGACAGCCACATCAAGGCGCTGCGCCGCAAACTGGGCGCGGACCTCATCCGCACCGTGCACGGCGTCGGGTACGCCCTGGAGGTGGGATCGTGA
- a CDS encoding DUF4153 domain-containing protein yields MSEEQEEKQAHASPPGATDTLPPAPLVPAPVPVLMRPRVPPKSSIVPLPRSVLPAAVAAGLIAAVAMPDDPGAGWFVAGLAFAVAVYVADKRARGDAEPHFRLTSALWAAVALGLLAVGMVRASVWLNVLCVLAACVAGSLAVVGKRTVNTIIYDVFAVPIEALLSVPWIGRGLVKLGKKPESRTRPRFLVPVLASSGLLLVFVPLLRGADAAFASVVDSVIPELNPGTFVRWGFLFVVAAFAVAGACYLLAAPPLPAEDDAPRKRLAHRFEWALPLGVLVALFASFVVVRLVVLFGGSEYVLRTSGLTAAEYARSGFWQLSAITVLTLLLVAAALRWAPKSSVADRAWQRGLLGVLSVLSLVLVASALSRMWTYQQAYGFTVLRLLVEVCELWIGLVFLLVLVSLVPLRSSWLPRAAIGAAAAALLGLAVLDPERFIADRNIDRIAHGKTLDTRYLSGFSADVVPAADRLPEPLRSCVLGPVVTGISEDDWRGWNLSRSLARQTPVAAKDGIGCRYLPRS; encoded by the coding sequence ATGAGCGAAGAACAAGAGGAGAAGCAGGCGCACGCGTCGCCCCCTGGGGCGACGGACACCTTGCCGCCCGCGCCGCTGGTACCGGCGCCGGTGCCGGTGCTTATGCGGCCGCGGGTCCCGCCGAAGTCGTCGATCGTCCCGCTGCCCCGTTCGGTGCTGCCCGCCGCTGTCGCCGCCGGGCTGATCGCCGCGGTCGCCATGCCGGACGATCCCGGAGCCGGCTGGTTCGTGGCCGGGCTCGCCTTCGCCGTGGCCGTCTACGTCGCCGACAAACGGGCCCGCGGTGACGCCGAGCCGCACTTCCGCCTCACCAGCGCGTTGTGGGCGGCGGTCGCGCTCGGACTGCTCGCGGTCGGCATGGTCCGCGCGTCGGTGTGGCTGAACGTGCTGTGCGTGCTGGCCGCCTGTGTCGCGGGATCTCTCGCGGTGGTCGGGAAACGCACCGTGAACACGATCATCTACGACGTCTTCGCGGTCCCGATCGAAGCGCTGCTTTCGGTCCCGTGGATCGGGCGCGGGCTCGTGAAGCTCGGCAAGAAGCCGGAAAGCCGTACGCGGCCGAGATTCCTGGTGCCGGTGCTGGCGAGCTCCGGGCTGCTGCTGGTGTTCGTCCCGCTGCTGCGGGGCGCGGACGCCGCGTTCGCGAGCGTCGTCGACTCGGTGATCCCGGAGCTCAACCCGGGAACCTTCGTGCGCTGGGGTTTCCTGTTCGTCGTGGCCGCGTTCGCCGTCGCCGGGGCGTGTTACCTGCTGGCGGCACCACCGTTGCCCGCCGAGGACGACGCGCCGCGCAAGCGGCTGGCGCACCGGTTCGAGTGGGCCCTGCCGCTGGGCGTGCTGGTGGCGCTGTTCGCGAGCTTCGTCGTGGTCCGCCTGGTCGTGCTGTTCGGCGGCAGCGAGTACGTCCTGCGGACGAGCGGGCTGACGGCGGCCGAATACGCCAGAAGCGGGTTCTGGCAGCTGTCCGCCATCACCGTGCTGACCCTGCTGCTGGTCGCCGCGGCGCTGCGCTGGGCGCCGAAGTCGTCGGTGGCCGATCGTGCCTGGCAGCGCGGGTTGCTCGGCGTGCTGAGCGTGCTCAGCCTGGTGCTGGTCGCGTCGGCGTTGAGTCGCATGTGGACATATCAGCAGGCGTACGGGTTCACCGTGCTGCGACTGCTGGTGGAGGTCTGCGAACTCTGGATCGGCCTGGTGTTCCTGCTGGTACTGGTGTCCCTGGTCCCGCTGCGGTCGTCCTGGCTGCCGCGCGCGGCCATCGGTGCCGCGGCCGCGGCGCTGCTGGGGCTGGCCGTCCTCGATCCGGAACGGTTCATCGCCGACCGTAACATCGACCGGATCGCGCACGGCAAGACGCTCGACACCCGTTATCTGTCAGGGTTTTCCGCCGACGTCGTCCCCGCGGCGGACCGGCTCCCGGAGCCGCTGCGGTCGTGCGTGCTCGGGCCGGTCGTGACGGGTATCTCGGAAGATGATTGGCGAGGATGGAACCTGAGCCGGTCCCTCGCGCGTCAGACCCCCGTTGCCGCGAAGGACGGGATCGGGTGCCGGTACCTGCCCCGTTCTTGA